One Plasmodium coatneyi strain Hackeri chromosome 14, complete sequence genomic window carries:
- a CDS encoding rRNA adenine N(6)-methyltransferase — protein MNKRGVKLTICLVIFVKIKSFLFKEVNHAQTDLLKGRCGFATVEPSQNDELQDTSPYMGESHDEEENKFIGRTFEGITIYPLQQPGEDQNILRTKIPSREFKPKRSLGQNYLKDENIIQKMVSAIELNADAFCLRDNRVGSQKGGNTKKAKGKKKCKRPKNRTEHRSGDGSNEGIAKVDESGANPDNQSMKTDNTVTNPDNPSTNTENYAANTDSPTSRSANGECSFQSVKDQGKGIIELGCGLGQISKFLFAKYKKMTAVEIDSRALSVLSRTMPGFDFIHDDVLQINYKDLSKSKGTKLTVIGNLPFYITSQILFCLLDYHHYIEQAIVTIQYEVGQRIISKPNEKNYSILSILFNLYTTPYLLFKIPSSAFYPVPKVEAAVMKIIFKHSNLNCNLLFLKEILRHSFQQRRKKLKSSLKRLLAKYSTEKELQLPPSVCHLRPQQLTPPQFVELTNFLFPLSSYPFDPTVQTKVWRKKKHGD, from the exons atgaataagcGGGGAGTTAAACTCACCATTTGTCTCGTCATTTTtgtcaaaataaaaagtttcctttttaaagagGTCAACCATGCACAGACAGATTTGCTCAAAGGACGTTGCGGTTTCGCAACCGTAG AACCCAGCCAAAATGATGAACTGCAAGACACCTCCCCGTATATGGGGGAGAGccatgatgaggaggaaaacaaattCATCGGTAGGACCTTCGAAGGGATAACCATATACCCCCTGCAACAACCGGGTGAAGATCAGAACATACTCAGAACTAAAATACCATCGAGGGAATTCAAGCCAAAGAGAAGCCTTGGGCAGAATTATttaaaggatgaaaatatCATACAGAAAATGGTCAGTGCGATTGAGCTGAATGCCGATGCGTTCTGTCTGAGGGACAATCGGGTTGGCAGTCAGAAGGGGGGTAACACGAAGAAGgcgaaagggaagaaaaagtgtaagCGGCCGAAGAATAGGACCGAGCATCGGTCAGGTGACGGCAGCAACGAGGGAATTGCCAAGGTGGATGAAAGCGGCGCCAATCCAGATAACCAATCTATGAAGACGGATAACACAGTCACGAATCCAGATAACCCATCTACGAATACGGAGAATTACGCTGCTAATACGGATAGCCCCACTTCGCGCAGCGCGAACGGAGAGTGTTCCTTCCAAAGTGTGAAGGACCAGGGGAAGGGAATAATCGAGCTGGGGTGCGGACTCGGACAAATAAGCAAATTCCTCTTcgcaaaatataaaaaaatgacggcCGTAGAAATAGACAGTCGAGCTTTGTCTGTTCTCAGCAGAACCATGCCAGGATTTGACTTCATCCACGACGATGTGTTGCAAATTAATTATAAAGATCTCTCCAAAAGTAAAGGAACCAAATTAACAGTAATAGGGAACCTACCCTTCTACATAACCTCCCAAATATTGTTCTGCCTGCTCGATTACCATCATTACATCGAACAAGCTATCGTTACCATTCAGTACGAAGTTGGCCAGAGAATTATCTCCAAACCGAATGAAAAGAACTACTCCATTCTAAGTATACTTTTCAATTTGTACACAACCCCCTACttgctttttaaaattccaAGCTCTGCCTTTTACCCAGTTCCCAAAGTAGAAGCAGCTGTGATGAAAATTATCTTCAAACATTCCAACCTTAACTgtaatttactttttttaaaagaaattttacGGCATTCCTTTCagcagaggaggaaaaaactcAAGTCCAGTTTGAAAAGACTCCTTGCAAAATATTCCACCGAAAAGGAGCTTCAGCTTCCACCATCTGTTTGCCATTTGAGACCCCAGCAGTTGACTCCTCCGCAGTTCGTTGAACTGAcgaactttttatttccccttagCTCCTACCCCTTCGACCCCACTGTGCAGACCAAGGTGTGGCGCAAAAAGAAGCACGGGGATTAA